In Aedes albopictus strain Foshan chromosome 3, AalbF5, whole genome shotgun sequence, the following are encoded in one genomic region:
- the LOC109427084 gene encoding uncharacterized protein LOC109427084 — translation MAAAKGENNTTGFDYQLETLVFCVNELLQKKACISRFNVGSAVNGIGVPDKIRHAFDDVVLHAELDDGQKITNMIQVKHTGKMIDQAYLCDNQKTNVLKYFKSFMALKPYLLNELNELVIWTNMSIKNNIKDWFEPYVPVHPERDILGASKILKFQRYLLKVDKFREISRDFLDILHPRTALVEQFIDVLFKQEEWRSKGAAKKHHSVMAREVIECNNGGNATFKQNFIDGQGLLPETVLFRERFEMSMRKKFTQKNLGPFVMAELNELKYEDHFQLKVDAEFGSGKNAQWKWENVCTEADLEEFRKRFVFYVEIPREDEFKTMLIREITHFEELIDLLEQCAHKKIICDDKVKTITTLLRLRDYVNSGPYKNLKFDDLGNLKTVVRKYLDEWQPQSYLSVRGSQDVDCTLSRLISVVEYLLAPLSKRFLVLDFNNLKRNFGKVQQITSHKDITENGMKCLIITSVQNHRQEQEVKTQLHSIHLPIILVGPSLLNCFEDEFDVEQLDHLCRDNIFGRQIFLPQNQACTVGQIIPKDELFVKENFPLVLALHQKSISIESNVLKLDENYVARKISVNGSDISDIICDDQYPQIIFSDQAGMGKSTEMVKIAIDLRKCYQNHLVLYLDCKTAIKHAKCDIITAICKTINVKVSAEECLIKCLIRQKNVIMLLDGIDEVSESSRKALEEMLKNIEALNIYKVFIATRPHCLEFLEKIFQNSITCQLPPFSKEDQVDYLTRFWKIDSICDVHEHKRITELIDELIERFRRMLKDELLIGIPMQTYMIAVIYQESIRSSEFELPKPYTVGFIYNKFVDLKLLEVSSRQFDLNCQAHKNAIATIQQSFTPDHIEFSAKVYNSSESVPEELCNRLQTNGIVRLSPSIGFVHYTYYEYFITLYFLTYKTGASKAFISFMKQNLCTSRLSIATKFLDHHIDGINSTDQLRSFDNRTVDGISNDFEPPSTARLHPEKIREFNHYLEQVSNTERYTLIRNSLNLSVFNVFEVLYDSLPRDTKSSLQFCFGEKAEERFVNLKIMGGNQMVHFLSILLRKNPDTFIQQYLTIFDDEDEDYLEVACRKPFVQVLIWLVENLVPVTKDQNREKLYSYVNHRFDKYFQLVVQHNNALFLEETIRRAKDLWPKQTIYNFLIKRNVLKLFLSNVEIKSNNKPLKIKERIQMIDHIYELLRWASGGSVALSQDFTDSVDNLQNSGIQSAFRNRFQNQ, via the coding sequence ATGGCTGCTGCAAAAGGAGAAAACAATACGACCGGCTTCGACTATCAATTAGAAACATTGGTATTCTGTGTCAATGAGTTGTTGCAAAAGAAGGCTTGTATAAGCCGGTTCAATGTTGGGAGTGCAGTAAACGGAATCGGTGTCCCAGATAAAATACGGCATGCCTTTGATGATGTCGTGCTTCATGCCGAATTGGACGATGGGCAGAAAATTACCAACATGATACAGGTCAAGCATACAGGAAAAATGATCGATCAGGCTTATCTGTGCGATAACCAAAAAACGAACGTTTTAAAATACTTTAAATCGTTTATGGCCCTCAAACCATATCTCCTAAACGAACTAAACGAGCTCGTTATTTGGACTAACATGAGCATTAAAAACAACATAAAGGATTGGTTCGAGCCGTATGTACCAGTTCATCCGGAAAGAGATATTTTAGGAGCaagcaaaattttgaaattccaaAGATACCTATTGAAAGTTGATAAATTTCGAGAAATATCAAGAGATTTTCTGGATATTCTGCATCCTCGGACTGCTCTTGTCGAACAGTTTATCGATGTATTATTCAAACAGGAAGAATGGCGATCCAAGGGGGCGGCCAAAAAGCACCACAGCGTTATGGCGAGGGAGGTTATCGAATGCAACAACGGGGGAAACGCCACATTCAAACAAAACTTTATAGATGGACAAGGATTGCTACCGGAAACGGTTCTGTTCCGTGAGCGCTTTGAAATGTCGATGAGGAAAAAGTTTACTCAGAAGAACCTTGGCCCGTTTGTAATGGCAGAGTTGAACGAGCTCAAGTATGAGGATCATTTCCAGCTAAAAGTGGATGCAGAATTTGGGAGCGGAAAAAATGCGCAGTGGAAATGGGAAAACGTTTGTACCGAAGCGGATTTGGAAGAGTTTCGTAAGCGTTTcgtattttatgttgaaataccACGGGAGGACGAGTTTAAAACAATGCTCATTAGAGAGATTACCcattttgaagaattgattgatttgcTGGAACAATGTGcacataaaaaaataatttgtgaCGATAAAGTGAAGACAATTACTACATTGTTGAGACTTCGTGATTACGTGAATAGCGGCCCTTATAAGAATCTGAAATTCGATGACCTGGGTAATTTGAAAACTGTAGTTCGTAAATATTTGGATGAATGGCAACCCCAGTCATATCTGAGTGTGAGGGGTAGCCAAGATGTTGATTGTACACTTTCTCGACTGATTTCAGTAGTTGAATATTTGTTAGCTCCACTTTCTAAGAGATTCTTGGTGCTGGATTTCAACAATCTTAAACGAAACTTTGGAAAAGTCCAACAAATTACAAGTCACAAAGATATAACTGAGAATGGTATGAAATGTTTAATCATCACTTCTGTTCAAAACCATCGACAAGAGCAAGAAGTAAAAACCCAACTACACAGCATACATTTACCAATTATACTTGTTGGCCCATCTCTGTTAAACTGCTTTGAAGATGAGTTTGATGTTGAACAATTGGATCACTTATGTAGAGATAATATTTTTGGTAGGCAAATTTTCTTACCTCAGAACCAAGCGTGTACTGTCGGTCAAATTATACCGAAAGATGAACTGTTTGTAAAAGAAAATTTCCCACTGGTACTGGCGCTTCACCAAAAATCCATAAGCATCGAAAGTAACGTATTAAAGCTAGACGAAAATTATGTCGCAAGAAAAATCTCAGTCAACGGTAGCGATATTTCCGATATAATCTGTGACGACCAATACCCCCAAATCATATTTTCAGATCAAGCCGGAATGGGCAAAAGCACTGAGATGGTGAAGATTGCTATTGACTTGCGTAAATGTTATCAAAACCATCTGGTACTATATTTGGATTGTAAAACCGCAATTAAACATGCAAAGTGTGACATTATAACAGCCATATGTAAAACAATTAATGTAAAGGTATCAGCAGAAGAATGTCTTATAAAGTGCCTCATAcgacaaaaaaatgttattaTGTTGCTAGATGGAATCGACGAGGTTAGTGAAAGCTCACGAAAAGCATTGGAAGAGATGTTAAAAAATATTGAGGCGCTAAATATTTACAAGGTCTTCATTGCTACACGCCCTCACtgtttagaatttcttgaaaagattttccaaaattcCATTACTTGCCAGTTACCACCGTTTAGTAAAGAAGATCAAGTAGACTATCTGACACGATTTTGGAAGATTGATTCAATATGTGATGTACATGAACATAAACGTATCACGGAACTCATTGATGAGCTGATTGAAAGATTTCGTAGAATGCTGAAAGACGAATTGCTGATTGGAATACCGATGCAAACGTACATGATTGCTGTCATTTACCAAGAATCTATTAGATCATCTGAGTTTGAGCTTCCTAAACCATACACGGTAGGATTTATTTATAACAAGTTTGTGGATCTCAAATTGTTAGAAGTAAGTAGCCGTCAATTCGATTTGAACTGTCAAGCACACAAAAATGCCATTGCTACTATACAACAAAGTTTTACACCCGATCACATCGAATTTTCAGCCAAAGTATACAATTCTTCAGAATCAGTACCCGAAGAACTCTGCAATCGACTTCAAACAAACGGGATCGTGCGTTTAAGCCCATCGATTGGATTTGTACATTACACCTATTATGAGTACTTCATCACTTTGTATTTCCTTACGTACAAAACCGGTGCAAGCAaagcattcatttcatttatgaaACAAAATTTATGCACATCCAGATTAAGCATTGCTACAAAATTCCTTGATCACCATATCGATGGGATAAACTCAACTGATCAGCTCCGATCATTTGACAATCGAACGGTTGATGGAATTTCAAACGATTTCGAACCACCCTCAACGGCTCGACTTCACCCGGAAAAGATACGAGAGTTCAATCATTATCTAGAGCAGGTTTCCAATACCGAACGGTACACCCTCATTAGGAATTCATTAAATCTGTCGGTGTTCAACGTGTTTGAAGTCCTGTACGACAGTCTGCCACGGGATACCAAATCTTCATTACAATTTTGCTTCGGTGAGAAAGCTGAAGAGCGCTTTGTCAATCTTAAAATAATGGGTGGAAACCAGATGGTGcactttctcagcattctactTAGGAAAAACCCCGATACATTCATTCAACAATATCTGACCATTTTCGACGACGAGGATGAAGATTATCTTGAGGTGGCCTGTCGGAAACCATTCGTTCAGGTACTGATTTGGTTGGTTGAAAATCTAGTCCCAGTGACCAAAGATCAAAATCGAGAAAAGCTCTACAGTTATGTAAACCACCGCTTCGATAAATACTTTCAGTTGGTTGTGCAACACAACAATGCTTTATTTTTAGAAGAAACGATTAGGCGGGCGAAGGACCTATGGCCAAAGCAAACTATCTACAATTTCCTTATCAAACGAAACGTACTAAAACTGTTCCTGAGTAACGTTGAGATCAAATCCAACAACAAACCGCTTAAAATTAAAGAACGGATTCAAATGATCGATCATATATACGAACTATTGCGCTGGGCAAGTGGCGGAAGTGTTGCGCTAAGTCAAGATTTCACCGATTCCGTGGACAATTTACAAAATAGTGGTATACAAAGTGCATTTAGAAATAGATTCCAGAACCAGTGA